In the genome of Paenibacillus pabuli, one region contains:
- a CDS encoding DNA repair helicase XPB codes for MEKTDACIVQRDFTVLLEVGNPGFDQARSQLGMYAELVKTPAAFHTYRITALSLWNAAALGWSADQVIASLESVSRWNVPSALIQDIQRIIDQYGKLKLQPETDHGKMRLVSEDERLLDELSSMKTISAFRMERVDPHELMLGGEQRGLLKRELTRLGYPVLDYAGYRNGTRLPFEWRAETPGESTEGFRLRPYQKEAVDAFEGSEGMGGSGLLVLPCGAGKTVIGMAVLERLQCECLILTSNTTSVRQWIQELQDKTTITSEQIGEYSGQKKQVKPVTVATYQILTHRKSKDADFTHIKLLSERQWGLIIYDEVHLLPAPVFRATADIQATRRLGLTATLVREDGCEQDVFSLIGPKLYDMPWKELEQQGWIANVQCQEIRIPFTPELRSNYLEAEVKHQFRLAAENPAKLAVIRRILGYHEGMPALVIGQYLDQLESIAREIEAPLISGTMSQQERVKWFEAFRRGEIKTIVVSKVANFAVDLPDAAVALEISGSFGSRQEEAQRLGRILRPKSGENKAYFYALVSEDSKEQEFALRRQMFLVEQGYEYKIVHELQ; via the coding sequence ATGGAAAAAACGGACGCCTGTATTGTTCAGCGTGATTTTACCGTATTGCTTGAAGTGGGCAATCCCGGATTTGATCAGGCAAGATCTCAACTGGGAATGTATGCAGAACTGGTGAAGACACCTGCGGCTTTTCATACATATCGCATCACTGCATTGTCGTTGTGGAATGCGGCTGCACTCGGATGGAGTGCTGATCAAGTGATAGCAAGTCTGGAATCAGTGTCTCGTTGGAATGTTCCTTCCGCCCTGATTCAAGATATCCAGAGGATTATAGATCAATATGGAAAGCTGAAATTGCAGCCAGAGACAGATCACGGGAAAATGCGTCTCGTCAGTGAAGATGAACGATTGCTGGATGAACTAAGCAGTATGAAGACCATCTCGGCTTTTCGGATGGAACGTGTAGATCCTCATGAACTCATGCTTGGAGGTGAGCAGCGCGGATTACTGAAGCGCGAATTGACCCGTTTGGGTTATCCGGTGCTGGATTATGCGGGATACAGAAACGGAACCCGTCTTCCGTTTGAATGGCGAGCAGAGACTCCCGGCGAAAGTACGGAAGGCTTCAGGCTGCGCCCATACCAGAAGGAGGCTGTGGATGCTTTTGAAGGAAGCGAAGGCATGGGAGGAAGTGGTCTGCTTGTTCTTCCCTGTGGTGCAGGCAAAACGGTTATTGGGATGGCTGTATTGGAACGTCTGCAATGTGAATGTCTTATCTTGACCTCGAACACCACATCCGTGCGCCAATGGATTCAGGAATTACAGGACAAAACAACGATAACGAGTGAACAGATTGGTGAGTATTCCGGTCAGAAAAAACAGGTGAAACCTGTGACTGTGGCAACTTATCAGATTCTTACACATCGAAAGTCGAAAGATGCTGATTTTACTCATATTAAATTGCTCAGTGAACGTCAGTGGGGACTCATCATTTATGATGAGGTTCATCTCCTGCCAGCACCTGTATTTCGGGCCACTGCAGATATCCAGGCTACGAGAAGACTGGGATTGACAGCAACATTGGTGCGCGAGGATGGCTGTGAACAGGATGTATTTTCACTAATTGGTCCAAAGCTATATGACATGCCCTGGAAAGAGTTGGAGCAGCAAGGCTGGATTGCGAATGTTCAGTGCCAGGAAATACGTATCCCGTTCACTCCCGAACTTCGATCAAACTATTTGGAAGCGGAGGTGAAACATCAGTTTCGTCTTGCGGCTGAGAATCCGGCCAAATTGGCCGTGATCAGACGGATTTTGGGGTATCATGAAGGGATGCCAGCGCTTGTCATCGGACAGTATCTGGATCAGCTTGAGAGCATTGCCCGGGAAATTGAAGCGCCGCTCATATCAGGCACGATGTCCCAGCAAGAGCGAGTGAAATGGTTTGAAGCGTTCCGGCGAGGCGAGATCAAAACGATTGTAGTATCCAAGGTTGCTAATTTTGCCGTAGATTTGCCGGATGCTGCTGTCGCACTTGAAATATCCGGAAGTTTCGGTTCAAGGCAGGAAGAAGCCCAGCGATTGGGTCGCATTCTAAGACCGAAGTCCGGAGAGAATAAAGCTTATTTCTATGCCCTAGTATCCGAGGACAGTAAAGAACAGGAGTTTGCATTACGTCGTCAGATGTTTCTGGTCGAACAAGGATATGAGTACAAAATTGTTCATGAATTGCAATGA
- a CDS encoding M20 family metallopeptidase, translating into MTNNIWWNDLQIHMVEWRRHLHRNPEVSFHEEKTSSFVAGMLESFGVEVKRHVGGHGVIGTLSGDKPGPVVMLRADMDALPIQDEKDVEYASQQAGAMHACGHDGHISILLGTALYFSRHKHEIKGEIRFLFQPAEELLPGGALKVIADGGLEGVDVIYGIHLWTPLPVGVAASTPGPMMAAADDFYIEIKGKGGHGGMPQSTVDSLVAGSALVMQLQTVVSRSVDPLRPAVLTIGTMQAGSAQNIIAELCKMTGTVRTFDEETRSIMKERVHTIVAQTGEIYGAETKLNYIMGYPPVVNDEQETARFFREAVDVFGADHVQKSPMLMPAEDFAYYLQKIPGCFMFVGAGNPEKNAIYPHHHPKFDFDEDAMQHAVKLFIAMAKGYTAE; encoded by the coding sequence ATGACAAATAACATATGGTGGAATGACCTGCAAATCCACATGGTAGAATGGCGTCGTCATCTTCATCGGAATCCTGAGGTTTCCTTTCATGAGGAGAAAACATCCTCTTTTGTAGCGGGTATGCTGGAGAGCTTTGGCGTTGAAGTGAAACGACACGTGGGCGGACACGGGGTTATAGGTACCCTTAGTGGGGACAAGCCGGGACCTGTCGTCATGCTTCGTGCAGATATGGATGCACTTCCGATCCAGGACGAGAAGGATGTTGAATATGCATCACAACAAGCAGGAGCCATGCATGCCTGCGGTCATGACGGTCACATATCCATCTTGTTGGGTACGGCACTGTATTTCAGTCGCCATAAACACGAGATCAAGGGTGAAATTCGTTTTTTGTTCCAACCTGCAGAAGAATTGCTTCCAGGCGGGGCGCTCAAGGTTATTGCGGATGGCGGATTGGAAGGGGTAGATGTTATCTATGGCATTCACCTATGGACCCCGCTTCCTGTAGGTGTGGCGGCAAGTACCCCGGGGCCTATGATGGCAGCGGCAGATGACTTTTATATTGAGATTAAGGGAAAAGGTGGACATGGCGGCATGCCGCAATCTACTGTGGACAGCCTGGTGGCCGGTTCCGCCCTTGTAATGCAATTGCAGACGGTTGTCAGCCGCTCGGTGGACCCCCTACGTCCTGCAGTATTGACAATTGGCACAATGCAGGCGGGCTCAGCACAGAATATCATCGCCGAGTTATGCAAAATGACGGGAACGGTGAGAACCTTCGATGAAGAGACGCGCAGTATCATGAAGGAACGTGTGCATACGATTGTGGCTCAGACCGGAGAGATCTATGGTGCCGAGACGAAGTTGAACTATATTATGGGATATCCTCCTGTCGTGAATGATGAGCAGGAAACGGCACGGTTCTTCAGGGAAGCGGTAGATGTATTTGGCGCAGACCACGTACAGAAGTCACCGATGCTGATGCCAGCTGAAGATTTTGCTTATTACCTGCAGAAGATTCCTGGCTGCTTTATGTTTGTCGGAGCAGGCAATCCGGAGAAGAATGCCATCTATCCGCATCATCATCCCAAGTTTGACTTTGATGAGGATGCCATGCAACATGCAGTAAAACTATTTATCGCAATGGCTAAGGGATATACAGCCGAATGA
- a CDS encoding YugN family protein, translating into MIFENTGLDGLKSDLAYLDESAEKVGFVRWQWEYYRATYDYKIEDEQTKSEYFVRINTRAIDGKLEKPDTVLAVEAVYLGKATFPHGLDYDSTVPQPVVKLAAQKLQQLKELLEA; encoded by the coding sequence ATGATTTTTGAGAATACAGGCTTGGACGGCTTGAAGAGCGACTTGGCATACCTGGATGAGAGCGCCGAGAAAGTCGGATTTGTCCGGTGGCAATGGGAATATTATCGTGCTACATATGACTACAAAATTGAAGACGAACAAACCAAATCGGAATACTTTGTACGTATTAATACCCGTGCGATCGATGGCAAACTCGAAAAACCGGATACGGTTCTCGCAGTTGAAGCTGTTTATCTTGGAAAAGCAACCTTTCCGCACGGTCTGGATTATGACTCTACCGTACCGCAGCCAGTCGTGAAGCTGGCGGCCCAAAAATTACAGCAGCTTAAAGAACTGCTGGAAGCATAG
- the ftsW gene encoding putative lipid II flippase FtsW produces MKQQTAQTKTKRGTPDFQLLILTLLLVGFGLVMVFSSSSSIAIANKSFNNDALFFTKKQLMWAVIGLVGMFFAMNIRFNKYKKLYAPFFLLTTVLLLIVLVAGKKVNGARSWIEIIGFSVQPAEFAKIAIILYLAALITKKGERFRDLKTGYIPVLVIVGFIAGLIMLQPDFGTCFILVATCGLVIYAGGASMKHIMGSILLVVLGGALALGANALFSSMSSPDDSSTVSVNEVKQNYKMGRIQAFLDPLSDPTDGSLNLYRSLVAIGDGGITGSGIGQGTMKLHYLPNAYNDFIFSVIGEELGFVGTALFLLVYLYFIWRGIIVSLRCPDPFGTLVGIGIMGLIAIQAFINIGGVTQTIPVTGVTLPFISYGGTSLFVMMVAMGILLSISRTNNLDVIKEEKTKSVTVQTQTRTSPALRSRESIRRIR; encoded by the coding sequence ATGAAACAACAAACGGCCCAAACGAAAACGAAGAGAGGCACGCCGGATTTTCAACTGCTAATCCTCACTTTATTGTTGGTGGGCTTCGGACTGGTGATGGTGTTCAGCTCCAGTTCCAGCATTGCAATTGCAAACAAAAGTTTTAACAATGATGCCCTGTTCTTCACGAAAAAACAACTTATGTGGGCGGTTATCGGTTTAGTGGGCATGTTTTTTGCCATGAATATCCGATTTAACAAATACAAAAAACTTTATGCACCCTTTTTCTTACTTACCACGGTATTGCTACTAATTGTATTAGTTGCAGGCAAGAAGGTAAACGGTGCCCGAAGCTGGATTGAAATTATCGGCTTTAGTGTCCAACCTGCGGAATTTGCCAAAATCGCTATTATTCTTTACCTCGCTGCACTGATTACCAAAAAGGGTGAACGGTTCAGGGATCTTAAGACAGGATATATTCCCGTGCTGGTCATTGTCGGGTTCATTGCAGGATTAATTATGCTGCAACCTGACTTTGGCACATGCTTCATTCTCGTGGCTACTTGTGGTCTGGTCATCTATGCAGGTGGAGCCAGTATGAAACACATTATGGGTTCCATTTTATTGGTAGTGTTGGGAGGAGCATTGGCTCTTGGAGCGAATGCCTTGTTTTCTTCCATGTCTTCTCCGGATGACAGTTCTACGGTTTCTGTTAATGAAGTGAAGCAGAACTACAAGATGGGTCGGATTCAGGCTTTCTTAGACCCACTATCAGATCCAACTGATGGAAGTCTTAACCTTTACCGCTCCCTTGTTGCCATCGGGGATGGAGGCATCACCGGCTCCGGGATCGGACAAGGTACGATGAAGCTGCATTATTTGCCTAATGCCTATAACGACTTCATTTTCTCCGTCATTGGAGAAGAGCTTGGCTTTGTTGGAACTGCCCTGTTTTTGTTGGTCTACCTATACTTCATCTGGCGAGGCATTATCGTCTCCCTTCGCTGTCCCGATCCATTCGGGACGCTGGTCGGTATTGGTATTATGGGATTAATTGCAATCCAGGCCTTTATCAACATTGGGGGCGTGACCCAGACCATTCCGGTGACAGGGGTTACTCTTCCGTTCATCAGTTATGGCGGTACCTCTCTCTTTGTGATGATGGTGGCCATGGGTATCCTGCTCAGCATCTCACGTACCAATAATTTGGACGTCATCAAGGAAGAGAAAACGAAGTCGGTGACAGTTCAGACACAGACTCGCACCTCTCCTGCTCTTCGTTCACGGGAGTCCATCCGCCGAATTCGGTAA
- a CDS encoding Asp23/Gls24 family envelope stress response protein: MAEQLQLEGGNIRIADDVVAKIAGMAAMETPGIAAMSGGLSEGWAKRLSGKNVQKGVGVEVGQLEAAIDLRIIVLYETPIHEVSRMLQQNVREAVETMTGLRVVEVNVKVEGVSFRGDDL, translated from the coding sequence ATGGCAGAACAACTTCAACTAGAGGGCGGAAACATCCGGATTGCCGATGACGTAGTGGCGAAAATTGCCGGAATGGCTGCGATGGAGACACCCGGAATTGCCGCAATGTCTGGAGGATTGTCAGAGGGCTGGGCGAAGCGACTGAGCGGTAAAAACGTACAAAAAGGCGTAGGCGTGGAGGTCGGCCAGCTGGAAGCAGCCATTGATCTGCGCATCATCGTCCTGTACGAGACACCGATTCATGAAGTTTCCCGCATGCTTCAGCAGAATGTAAGAGAAGCGGTAGAGACCATGACCGGACTACGTGTTGTTGAAGTCAATGTAAAGGTAGAAGGCGTATCTTTCAGAGGCGACGATCTATAA
- the cax gene encoding calcium/proton exchanger, protein MRNRISSILLIAFFALSAVAHYLKWDSILQFVISAISVIFVAGFLGKATENVAHYAGQRLGGFLNATFGNAAELIIAIFLVKEGLFDMVKASLTGSIIGNLLLVLGLSIFAGGLKYKIQNYNVSLAGLNGSLMIVAIIALFIPAVFLNTHSITQKDTNTLSLIVAGLLILAYIAWLVFSMVTHKNYLADVTVDEDEELPHEHAPEWSKKKSILYLVLATVMVAFVSEWLVGTLEVFTEQFGLSELFVGAFLVAIIGNAAEHSAAIMLAMKNKIGAAVEIAVGSSLQIALFVAPVLIFVSYFTGRTMDIVFTTIELVAIGVAVFIAKSITQDGSTNWYEGLLLMVVYVILGVSFFLV, encoded by the coding sequence GTGAGAAACCGAATTTCATCCATTTTGCTGATTGCTTTTTTTGCTCTCAGCGCCGTCGCCCACTACTTGAAATGGGATTCGATTCTGCAATTCGTCATTTCAGCCATTTCGGTTATTTTTGTGGCCGGTTTTTTAGGCAAAGCCACCGAAAATGTAGCCCATTATGCCGGACAGCGGTTAGGCGGATTTTTGAATGCTACATTCGGCAATGCCGCCGAATTGATCATCGCCATTTTTCTCGTAAAAGAAGGATTGTTCGACATGGTTAAGGCCAGCTTGACAGGCTCCATAATTGGTAACCTGCTGCTCGTGCTTGGTTTAAGTATATTTGCTGGTGGGCTCAAGTATAAAATCCAGAATTATAACGTATCTCTTGCCGGTCTAAACGGCTCTCTGATGATCGTAGCCATCATTGCCCTGTTTATTCCAGCCGTCTTCCTGAATACCCATTCCATCACACAGAAGGATACGAATACACTCAGTCTCATTGTTGCAGGCTTGCTGATCCTTGCCTACATAGCGTGGTTAGTGTTCTCCATGGTTACACACAAGAACTATCTCGCAGATGTCACGGTGGATGAAGATGAAGAATTGCCTCATGAACATGCACCCGAGTGGTCCAAGAAAAAATCAATTCTCTATCTCGTTCTTGCAACTGTCATGGTTGCCTTTGTCAGCGAATGGCTCGTTGGTACCCTTGAGGTGTTTACCGAACAATTCGGACTGAGCGAACTGTTCGTCGGAGCGTTCCTCGTTGCCATTATCGGTAACGCCGCGGAGCATAGTGCAGCCATCATGCTTGCCATGAAAAATAAAATTGGTGCGGCCGTGGAGATCGCAGTCGGCAGCAGTTTGCAAATCGCACTCTTCGTTGCCCCTGTACTCATTTTTGTCAGCTACTTTACAGGCAGAACGATGGATATTGTATTTACAACGATTGAGCTGGTCGCTATTGGCGTAGCCGTATTTATCGCCAAGTCCATCACCCAGGACGGTTCAACGAACTGGTACGAAGGTCTGCTCCTGATGGTCGTGTATGTTATTTTGGGTGTATCGTTCTTCCTCGTATAG
- a CDS encoding YlaN family protein, which translates to MTSSDLQDQLHLKAISLLQEDADKIQKLIEVQMENLATRYCPLYEEVLDTQMYGFSKEVDFAVRAGLLPEGTGKQMVSALERNLAILYEALNKKNEQ; encoded by the coding sequence ATGACTTCATCTGATCTGCAGGACCAGTTGCACTTGAAAGCGATCAGTCTTCTTCAAGAAGATGCAGATAAAATACAGAAGCTTATTGAAGTACAGATGGAGAATCTGGCTACCCGCTACTGCCCTCTCTATGAGGAAGTATTGGATACACAGATGTATGGGTTCTCCAAGGAAGTCGATTTTGCTGTTCGTGCAGGGCTTCTTCCAGAAGGTACTGGTAAGCAGATGGTAAGCGCGCTTGAGCGGAATCTGGCAATTCTGTATGAAGCTTTGAATAAGAAGAATGAGCAATAG
- a CDS encoding HPr family phosphocarrier protein, protein MSSNNAAVVEIAQTASKFTSSIVLHSENKYIDVKSILGLFTTLISTHSYELHVHGPDAAEAKAAMSEVFAKHGLNVSIASE, encoded by the coding sequence ATGTCGAGTAATAATGCGGCGGTAGTGGAAATTGCTCAAACAGCGAGCAAGTTTACTTCTTCAATCGTACTTCATTCTGAGAACAAGTATATCGACGTAAAAAGTATTCTTGGGCTGTTCACAACGCTGATCAGCACGCACAGTTATGAACTTCACGTTCATGGCCCAGATGCAGCTGAAGCCAAAGCAGCCATGTCAGAAGTATTTGCCAAGCATGGACTGAATGTGAGCATCGCATCCGAGTAA
- a CDS encoding aminopeptidase has translation MKDPRIQKLAANLVGYSVDVQPGENVLVEMIGTERDLINAIIEEVGNKGGNVFVQLTDKTVQRAMLKNATEEMMKTWAEIDLNRMKQMDCYIGIRAGENVNDLSDVPEEKMKMYNSLYSHPVHSEQRVKHTKWVVLRYPNASMAQLANTSTEAFEDFYFDVCNLDYAKMDKAQDSLANLMKRTDKVRITGPGTDLSFSIKDIGAEKCSGQKNIPDGEVYSAPVRDSVNGTISYNTPTLYNGVTFENIKFTFQDGKIVEATSNDTERLNEILNSDDGARHIGEFAIGFNPHILHPMKDILFDEKIAGSLHFTPGQAYEETDNGNRSSIHWDLVLIQRPDYGGGEIYFDDVLIRKDGIFVIPELECLNPDQLK, from the coding sequence ATGAAGGACCCAAGAATTCAGAAGCTCGCAGCCAATCTGGTGGGCTACTCTGTAGATGTACAGCCCGGCGAGAATGTGCTGGTTGAGATGATTGGTACGGAACGCGATCTGATTAATGCAATTATTGAAGAAGTAGGCAATAAAGGCGGAAACGTCTTTGTACAGCTGACAGACAAGACGGTTCAGCGTGCCATGCTCAAAAATGCGACAGAAGAAATGATGAAAACCTGGGCAGAAATCGATTTGAACCGAATGAAACAAATGGATTGTTATATTGGCATCCGTGCAGGGGAAAACGTGAATGATCTGTCCGATGTACCGGAAGAAAAAATGAAAATGTACAACTCACTTTACTCCCATCCGGTACATAGCGAGCAACGGGTAAAACATACGAAATGGGTTGTACTTCGTTACCCGAATGCAAGCATGGCACAACTGGCGAATACGAGCACAGAAGCGTTCGAAGATTTCTATTTCGACGTATGTAACCTGGATTACGCCAAAATGGACAAAGCGCAGGATTCACTGGCTAACCTGATGAAACGCACGGATAAAGTCCGTATTACTGGACCAGGAACAGATCTGAGCTTCTCCATTAAAGATATCGGTGCAGAGAAATGTTCTGGCCAAAAAAACATTCCGGATGGCGAAGTTTACAGTGCCCCTGTACGTGATTCCGTAAACGGAACGATTAGTTATAACACGCCAACGCTGTATAACGGAGTGACTTTTGAGAATATCAAATTCACCTTCCAAGACGGTAAAATTGTTGAAGCGACGAGCAACGATACAGAACGTCTTAATGAAATTCTGAATTCAGATGATGGCGCTCGTCATATCGGTGAATTCGCAATTGGATTCAATCCACATATTCTGCACCCAATGAAAGATATTCTGTTTGATGAAAAAATCGCAGGCAGCTTGCATTTTACACCAGGGCAGGCATATGAAGAAACAGATAATGGAAACCGTTCCTCCATTCACTGGGATCTGGTGTTGATTCAGCGTCCGGACTACGGTGGTGGGGAAATTTATTTCGATGATGTATTGATTCGTAAAGACGGTATTTTCGTTATTCCTGAACTGGAATGCCTCAATCCGGACCAACTGAAGTAG
- a CDS encoding sensor domain-containing diguanylate cyclase — MLEHLRSKPTSLNSRSSGDSASSAAPHEAHVFWMQQMDITPFDFSYLGSLLQQAYTDWHTQRRPHSDRSLIIYNVWNTEGICLAQGSEGAPSLDVHSTVMQCLESGQAQSLRGFTENGEYHLMAEPLFSRTNKDVFAVFTAVTYEQNKDDMSEAVVRSEALHYRTCFYRRFEYIFMTDLLHAHEQTAREEHRRSILFQIVQRMHDKMDVDAILDEVFDSIDYLYPTTRMTLYMSQDQNSVNPRIKPLLVHERGEDICVQSFMEGKLVVVRSDEGEYRILEVGLPLKGKQGIYGVFHIKMNEELMEDSDLQLITMMADTAGTAFENAKLHEQSNMLIQELRLINDLTQRLNKSLQLMEIYQFSEQELKDIFQAESCCILQLNDSTDQFEVMSSNVNELCRKSFPMDYGIAGLMYQTEEPLILSNYSKYDRVSSVFMDLTCSMSLIASPVRVNGEVKGAILLGHPKKQYFSYDNYRLLQMLSIHIGLALSNATLHAEVRRLANLDMLTGLYVRHYLDSVIHERQAHEFCGSLVVVDIDQFKQVNDTFGHQTGDQVLKQVSDIVTSSVRPEDICARWGGEELAIYMPQIGARQALEYAEIIRTRVAEETRPSVTVSSGIAEWNWMDEKVSVESLFYRADMALYDAKHGGRNRIVMEDQQVTR, encoded by the coding sequence ATGTTAGAACATCTAAGAAGTAAACCAACCAGCTTGAATTCGCGAAGTTCGGGCGATTCCGCATCTTCTGCCGCTCCTCACGAAGCGCATGTATTTTGGATGCAACAAATGGATATCACACCTTTTGATTTTTCATATTTGGGAAGCCTGCTGCAACAAGCATATACCGACTGGCATACCCAACGGCGGCCACACTCAGACAGATCATTGATCATATACAACGTATGGAATACAGAAGGGATCTGTCTGGCGCAAGGAAGTGAAGGCGCTCCATCGTTGGATGTACATTCGACTGTGATGCAATGCCTTGAATCGGGACAGGCTCAGTCATTACGTGGATTCACTGAAAATGGAGAGTACCATTTAATGGCCGAACCTCTTTTCTCCAGGACGAACAAGGATGTATTTGCTGTCTTCACCGCTGTGACCTATGAGCAAAATAAGGATGACATGTCTGAAGCCGTTGTTCGATCGGAGGCATTGCATTACCGTACCTGCTTTTACCGAAGATTTGAATACATATTTATGACGGATCTATTACATGCTCATGAACAGACTGCTCGTGAAGAACACCGAAGATCGATTCTGTTCCAAATCGTTCAACGGATGCATGACAAAATGGATGTGGATGCCATACTGGATGAAGTGTTTGACAGTATTGATTACTTATACCCAACGACCCGCATGACATTGTATATGTCTCAGGATCAGAACAGTGTCAACCCCCGCATCAAACCGCTGCTTGTTCATGAACGTGGAGAAGATATCTGTGTACAATCATTCATGGAAGGCAAGCTCGTAGTTGTTCGATCGGATGAAGGTGAATATCGCATTCTGGAGGTTGGCCTTCCTCTAAAGGGCAAGCAAGGGATCTATGGCGTATTTCATATTAAGATGAATGAGGAGTTAATGGAGGATTCCGATCTGCAGCTCATTACGATGATGGCGGATACTGCAGGGACTGCCTTTGAAAATGCCAAACTGCACGAGCAGTCAAATATGTTAATCCAGGAACTTCGTCTAATCAATGATCTAACACAACGTTTGAATAAAAGTCTGCAGCTAATGGAGATCTATCAATTCTCCGAGCAGGAGTTGAAGGACATCTTTCAGGCTGAATCGTGCTGTATCCTCCAACTGAATGACAGTACAGATCAATTCGAAGTGATGTCATCCAATGTAAATGAGTTATGTCGCAAATCATTTCCAATGGACTATGGAATCGCAGGTTTAATGTATCAAACGGAAGAACCGCTAATTCTATCCAACTATTCGAAATACGATAGAGTGTCCTCGGTCTTCATGGATCTGACCTGTTCAATGTCATTGATAGCTTCACCCGTTCGTGTAAATGGTGAAGTGAAGGGTGCCATTTTGCTTGGACATCCGAAAAAACAGTATTTTTCGTACGATAATTATCGTCTGCTGCAGATGCTGTCCATTCATATTGGACTTGCTCTCTCCAATGCAACCCTTCATGCCGAGGTGCGACGCTTGGCAAACCTGGATATGCTGACAGGATTGTATGTGAGACATTACCTGGATAGTGTGATCCATGAACGTCAGGCTCATGAATTCTGTGGTTCACTGGTTGTTGTGGACATTGATCAGTTTAAACAGGTAAATGACACGTTTGGGCATCAAACAGGTGATCAGGTACTGAAACAGGTGAGCGACATTGTAACGAGTTCTGTCCGGCCTGAGGATATCTGTGCCAGATGGGGCGGGGAAGAACTGGCCATCTATATGCCTCAGATTGGTGCTCGTCAGGCATTGGAATATGCCGAAATCATTCGCACAAGGGTTGCAGAAGAGACAAGGCCTTCCGTGACCGTATCCAGCGGTATTGCCGAATGGAACTGGATGGATGAGAAAGTCAGTGTGGAGTCGTTATTTTACCGGGCTGATATGGCTTTGTACGATGCGAAGCATGGCGGTCGAAACCGGATTGTCATGGAAGACCAGCAAGTTACACGTTAA
- the rpsD gene encoding 30S ribosomal protein S4 produces the protein MARYTGPKFKLSRRLGISLSGTGKELKRPFPPGQHGANQRRKMSNYGMQLQEKQKLRHMYGLGEKQFRTLFAKAQKMQGIAGENFMFLLESRLDNLVYRLGFANSRAGSRQLVSHGHVTVNGKKVDIASYQVSTGDVISLRERSRGLSSVKEALENRSHLPAYVEFNDTALEGKFIRLPERSELSQDIDEKQIVEFYNR, from the coding sequence ATGGCACGTTACACTGGTCCTAAATTTAAATTGAGCCGTCGCCTCGGCATTTCCCTGAGCGGAACAGGCAAAGAATTGAAACGTCCTTTCCCTCCAGGTCAGCACGGAGCTAACCAACGCAGAAAAATGAGCAACTACGGTATGCAGTTGCAAGAAAAACAAAAATTGCGCCACATGTACGGTTTGGGCGAGAAGCAATTCCGCACTCTCTTTGCTAAAGCGCAAAAAATGCAAGGTATCGCAGGTGAAAACTTCATGTTCTTGCTTGAGAGCCGCCTTGACAACCTCGTATATCGCCTTGGATTTGCTAACTCCCGCGCAGGTTCGCGTCAGTTGGTATCCCACGGTCACGTAACTGTAAACGGCAAAAAAGTCGACATCGCTTCTTACCAAGTAAGCACTGGCGATGTAATCAGCCTGCGTGAGAGAAGCCGCGGTCTTTCTTCCGTTAAGGAAGCTTTGGAAAACCGTTCGCATCTTCCGGCATACGTAGAATTCAACGATACTGCTCTTGAAGGTAAATTCATTCGTTTGCCTGAGCGTTCGGAATTGTCCCAAGACATCGACGAAAAACAAATCGTCGAGTTCTACAACCGTTAA